A single genomic interval of Amblyomma americanum isolate KBUSLIRL-KWMA chromosome 11, ASM5285725v1, whole genome shotgun sequence harbors:
- the LOC144110294 gene encoding hydroxysteroid dehydrogenase-like protein 2 isoform X2 gives MAAQLVSAETVEGVFSMISVYLNDDLVNQIGGVFVFDVKGEPNKWYVDLKNGKGSVGKGDPPQGKADVTFVMERDTFIKMFTGKLNPTSAFMGGKLSLKGDLPMAMKLDKLMGEMRSKL, from the exons ATGGCGGCCCAGTTGGTGTCAGCAGAAACCGTGGAAGGGGTGTTCAGCATGATCTCTGTGTACCTTAACGATGACTTGGTCAACCAGATTGGTGGTGTCTTTGTCTTTGATGTCAAAG GTGAGCCTAACAAGTGGTATGTGGACCTCAAGAACGGCAAGGGTTCTGTTGGCAAGGGCGACCCTCCTCAGGGCAAGGCCGACGTGACCTTTGTTATGGAGCGTGACACCTTCATCAAGATGTTCACGGGGAAGCTGAACCCCACCAGTGCCTTCATGGGTGGCAAGCTGTCCCTCAAGGGTGACCTGCCAATGGCGATGAAGCTCGACAAGCTCATGGGAGAGATGCGATCCAAGCTGTAA
- the LOC144110294 gene encoding hydroxysteroid dehydrogenase-like protein 2 isoform X1, whose protein sequence is MADTKGSNRRDMAAQLVSAETVEGVFSMISVYLNDDLVNQIGGVFVFDVKGEPNKWYVDLKNGKGSVGKGDPPQGKADVTFVMERDTFIKMFTGKLNPTSAFMGGKLSLKGDLPMAMKLDKLMGEMRSKL, encoded by the exons GCAGCAACAGGAGAGACATGGCGGCCCAGTTGGTGTCAGCAGAAACCGTGGAAGGGGTGTTCAGCATGATCTCTGTGTACCTTAACGATGACTTGGTCAACCAGATTGGTGGTGTCTTTGTCTTTGATGTCAAAG GTGAGCCTAACAAGTGGTATGTGGACCTCAAGAACGGCAAGGGTTCTGTTGGCAAGGGCGACCCTCCTCAGGGCAAGGCCGACGTGACCTTTGTTATGGAGCGTGACACCTTCATCAAGATGTTCACGGGGAAGCTGAACCCCACCAGTGCCTTCATGGGTGGCAAGCTGTCCCTCAAGGGTGACCTGCCAATGGCGATGAAGCTCGACAAGCTCATGGGAGAGATGCGATCCAAGCTGTAA